The Nicotiana tabacum cultivar K326 chromosome 5, ASM71507v2, whole genome shotgun sequence sequence TTGGGTATAAACCCAGCAAAGGGCTTGGTAAGGAGCTCCAAGGCATTACCAAACCGATACAGTTGAAACATCACAACACAACTTCCGGGCTAGGATATCCATACACCTGGCAAaagtatgatgattggtcgcctccatggtgTGGTCCTTATTGCCCTCTCGAGCAGCCAGTACCACACCTATGACAGACTTTTCACCGGGCCGATACAATATGGGGATCTGTAGAGGAAGAAGCTTTGGCTGGGTTGAgaaacttgttcctagaagacgagaatatggattgcaatgtgataattgaggaggaagaggaagaaggcctcaccattcaaaTTGTGGgaaagggagctgttctcagaaattggaccgccacaccatcccgggcctACCGAGTTCCTAAGTAGCTTAGCAAATTAGCCTGATTTGTTTTTATAGACATGctaggcatttaagatatttcaataattttgttttaaagacgcaTTTTATCTTGAAATAtttgctcgattcatcgagccgttacttgttttggatattttaaaaatttaatcaatgcattgctatttattattcattattatctttcacattttttttctacaacattattattacttttcctgatgaaccgatggctgtgacatgtaatgagacaatgcagcataaggatagtgactcagaagaagaggatgaaatacatgaggaaattgttagagagattgagaactttgagaacaaccCTATGTCCAACCTAGATGAAACCAAATaaatcaatttaggagacacCGAAACcatcaaagaaactcgcataagcattcacttatcaccgtcagagaaggaagaatacattcatttcctgaaagaatataaggatatctttgcatggtcatataatGACATGACTGGCCTGAGCACaaccatagtggctcataagttgcctaccaatACAATGTGTCCGTCGGTGAAACAgaaactcaaaaagttcaaaccagatatgagcatgaaaatcaaggaggaagtcactaataaaatcaaagccaaagtccttaGGGTAGTtcagtacccaacctggttagccaacattgtaccggttctaaagaaagatgggaaggtgagggtatgtgttgactatcgggatttaaacagagcaagtcccaaggatgattttccactgcaaatatacacatcttgatcgacaattgcaccaagcatgaaatccaatcattcgtagattgcttcacGGGTTATCACCGGATCTGGATGGACGAGGAAGACGTAGAGAAAATatctttcattacaccgtggggagtgtactgctacaagatgattccattcggtctaaagaatgctggggctacttatatgagagccatgacaaccatcttctatgatatgatacacaaggaaatagaggtgtatgttgatgacgtcatcatcaaatccaagaagaccacagatcacatagcagacttgagaaagttcattgacatgctaaggaggtacaatctcaaactgaaccccgcaaaatatgcattcggggttctcgcaggaaagctgttgggattcattgtcagccaCCGTggaattgagttggacccatccaaagttaaggctattcaagaattaccaccaccaaagagtaAAAAGGACGTGATGTGCTTCCTAGGATGCCTCAACTACATCAAccacttcatagcacagtccacggtaatatgtgaactcatcttcaaaatgttgaggaaagatgctgaaactAGTTGGATTGAGGACTGtcagaaggcttttgacaaaatcaaggaatacatgTCTACACCTCCAGTCCTAGTCCCGCCAGAACTTGGGAGACCATTGTTACTCTATCTGTCTGTATTAGATGGAGcatacaaaatcaaggaatacatgTCTACATCGCCAGTCCTAGTCCCTCCAGAACTTGGGAGACCGTTGCTACTCTATTTGTttgtattagatggagctttcggatgtgttttgggactgcaTAATGAGACTGGAAGAAatgagcaagccatatactacttgagcaagaagttcacaccttgtGAGGCACGATACTCCCTACtggaatgcacttgttgtgccTTGACATGGACAActtagaaattgaggcattacctctgtgcctacaccacatacttcatatccaggatggaccctctgaagtacatctttcagaagcccattcCAACCGGGAAGTCAGCCAAGTGGAAGATAttgctaagtgagttcgatatcgtctatgtaactcagaaggcagtcaaaggacaagcattg is a genomic window containing:
- the LOC142180805 gene encoding uncharacterized protein LOC142180805, which codes for MLRKDAETSWIEDCQKAFDKIKEYMSTPPVLVPPELGRPLLLYLSVLDGAYKIKEYMSTSPVLVPPELGRPLLLYLFVLDGAFGCVLGLHNETGRNEQAIYYLSKKFTPCEARYSLLECTCCALTWTT